In Cucurbita pepo subsp. pepo cultivar mu-cu-16 chromosome LG04, ASM280686v2, whole genome shotgun sequence, the following are encoded in one genomic region:
- the LOC111793756 gene encoding transcription factor KUA1-like, whose protein sequence is MGRKCSHCGNIGHNSRTCTNFIPSTPNLVGSNGIIRLFGVHLDASSSSSSSSFPIKKSFSTDCLPSSSPSPSSSSSFSSSTRVHLDHNSLEETRSSNGYLSDGLLTREQERKKGVPWTEEEHRIFLIGLEKLGRGDWRGISRNYVTSRTPTQVASHAQKYFLRQSTANKKNRRSSLFDTVGAANDSTTTNSKNIEVSLKNPTRSSCMEVMKNNEEQQLLGASSSSPSSVWVYDDLELTLGAPRAPNLELEQPKKAPPPGSLLVGPISVT, encoded by the exons atgggaagaaagtGCTCACATTGTGGAAACATAGGTCACAATTCAAGAACTTGCACCAACTTCATACCTTCAACGCCCAATTTGGTTGGTAGCAATGGTATCATTAGGCTCTTTGgtgttcatcttgatgcttcttcatcatcttcttcttcttcttttcccaTTAAGAAGAGTTTCAGCACTGATTGCTTACCTTCTtcctctccttctccttcgtcttcctcttccttctcctcctcgACTCGAGTTCATCTCGATCATAATTCTCTCGAAGAAACTCGATCTTCCAATGGCTATCTCTCCGACGGCCTTCTCACAAGAGAGcaagagaggaaaaaag gggTTCCATGGACAGAAGAGGAGCATAGAATATTTCTAATTGGACTCGAAAAGCTTGGGAGAGGAGATTGGAGAGGGATTTCAAGAAACTATGTGACCTCAAGAACACCAACCCAAGTAGCAAGCCATgctcaaaaatattttcttagacAGTCCACTGCCAACAAGAAGAACAGGCGCTCAAGCCTCTTTGACACG gTTGGGGCAGCAAATgattcaacaacaacaaattctAAGAACATTGAGGTGAGTTTGAAGAATCCTACAAGAAGTTCTTGCATGGAAGTGATGAAGAACAATGAAGAACAGCAATTATTGggagcttcttcttcttctccttcttcggTTTGGGTTTATGATGATCTTGAGCTGACTTTGGGAGCTCCAAGGGCTCCAAATTTGGAATTGGAACAACCCAAAAAGGCACCACCACCTGGTTCCCTACTTGTTGGCCCAATTAGTGTTACctaa